A genomic window from Bacteroidota bacterium includes:
- the rpoC gene encoding DNA-directed RNA polymerase subunit beta': MPYTQHDTNVKRNFTKITVSLASSDAILQRSYGEVTKPETINYRSFRPEKDGLFCEKIFGPVRDWECHCGKYKRIRYKGIICDRCGVEVTQKSVRRERMGHISLAVPIVHIWHFRSLPSKIGYVLGLSNKDLERIIYYESYVVVNPGTTGLQKQDLITEDQYFEILSSLPEKNQDLEDDDAKKFIAKIGGEAVRDLLKRVDIETLSAELRMQVKEETSTQKKTEALKRLRVIESFREIEGGTPNKPEWMVLNVIPVIPPELRPLVPLEGGRFATSDLNDLYRRVIIRNNRLKRLIDIKAPEVILRNEKRMLQEAVDSLFDNSRRVNAVRSDNNRALKSLSDMLKGKQGRFRQNLLGKRVDYSGRSVIVVGPELQLHQCGLPKDMAVELFKPFIIRKLIERGMAKTVKSAKKMVDRKGQEIWEILENIIDGHPVLLNRAPTLHRLGIQAFQPVLVEGKALRIHPMVCTAFNADFDGDQMAVHIPLSYDAQLEARVLMLSSHNILSPASGAPIVTPTQDQVLGCYYLTKSRAGDVGEGKIFSSPEEVIIAHNENKVSLHARIKVRIGGKLIETTTGRVLFSRIVPSEIGFVNELLNKKRLVQIIATAFRKCGNLRTAQFLDELKTLGFLYATKGGLSVSVADVAIPKEKEEMINKSLKDVDSVERQYQNGFITNGERYNKVIDIWTRTTSRVAEKLFDSLQHSREGFNSLYMMIDSGARGSKEQVRQLAGMRGLMAKPQKSLSGATGELIENPIIANFREGLSILEYFISTHGARKGLADTALKTADAGYLTRRLVDVAQDGIVSIEDCGAIRGVLTGALKEGEDVKEPLSERILGRVAVHDVVDPLTEKVIVKSGNIIDEDIAQAISETSIEQVEIRSVLTCEAKRGVCAKCYGRNLTTAKLVEVGETVGTVAAQSIGEPGTQLTLRTFHTGGTASLIAAQSQIVSKFDGHVKYEGLKSITVKTEEGSKILSLGRSGVVNVLDDDNRVLTKYDIPYGAVLQMKDGSKVTKGELIYEWDPYNAVIISEHSGIIKYQDLKEDATYREEPDEQTGHIQKVVIDSRDRTLSPSILVTNKGGAKVANYIIPTRAHMMVDDGEEIAAGTVLVKIPRDSGKTRDITGGLPRVTELFEARSPADPAIVSEIDGIVRFGGQKRGSREVIVESHDKQDQKTYLIPHGKHILVQENDVIRAGERISDGAIDPHDILRIKGTSAVQEYLVNEIQEVYRMQGVKINDKHIETIVRQMMQKVRISDSGDTRFLEGDYVDKVRFAEENERLQGMVYIENKGDTKFKNMTVMEKKKAKEANTEIKKKGKKVAEFRDAEPAMSEPILLGITAASLSTDSFIAAAAFQETTKVLTDAAIEGKVDYLLGLKENVIMGHLIPAGTGLKKFRDVLVASKETPAAVEKPVEEPEAATEEEEVVVVKKTRKRTKTVA, encoded by the coding sequence ATGCCTTACACACAACACGATACAAACGTTAAAAGAAATTTTACAAAGATTACCGTGAGCCTCGCCTCTTCGGACGCAATTTTGCAGCGCTCCTACGGCGAAGTGACCAAGCCCGAAACGATCAACTACCGCTCATTCCGCCCGGAGAAAGACGGGTTGTTCTGCGAAAAGATCTTCGGGCCGGTGCGCGATTGGGAATGCCATTGCGGAAAATATAAACGTATCCGCTATAAAGGCATCATCTGCGACCGTTGCGGCGTTGAAGTGACGCAGAAGAGCGTCCGGCGCGAGCGGATGGGACACATCAGCCTTGCGGTGCCGATCGTTCACATCTGGCACTTCCGGTCGCTGCCGAGCAAGATCGGCTACGTGCTCGGTCTCAGCAACAAGGACCTCGAGCGCATCATCTATTATGAGTCATACGTCGTTGTCAATCCCGGTACGACGGGTCTGCAGAAGCAGGACCTGATCACCGAAGACCAGTATTTCGAGATCCTTTCGTCGCTTCCGGAAAAAAATCAGGACCTCGAGGACGACGACGCGAAGAAATTCATCGCGAAGATCGGCGGCGAAGCGGTGAGAGACCTTCTGAAGCGCGTCGACATCGAGACATTGTCGGCGGAACTCCGCATGCAGGTGAAAGAAGAGACTTCGACGCAGAAGAAAACCGAGGCGCTGAAGCGTCTTCGCGTCATCGAATCGTTCCGCGAGATCGAAGGAGGTACGCCCAACAAACCCGAGTGGATGGTGCTGAACGTGATCCCGGTGATCCCGCCGGAGCTTCGGCCGCTTGTTCCCCTCGAAGGGGGACGGTTCGCGACGTCCGACCTGAACGATCTCTACCGGCGCGTCATCATCCGGAACAACCGTTTGAAGAGGCTGATCGACATCAAAGCTCCGGAGGTCATTCTTCGCAACGAGAAGCGCATGCTGCAGGAAGCGGTCGACTCGCTGTTCGACAACTCGCGTCGTGTCAATGCGGTGCGCAGCGACAACAACCGTGCGCTGAAATCCCTCTCCGACATGCTGAAGGGAAAGCAGGGGCGATTCCGCCAGAACCTGCTCGGCAAACGCGTTGACTACTCGGGACGCTCGGTGATCGTCGTCGGCCCGGAATTGCAATTGCATCAATGCGGTCTCCCGAAAGACATGGCGGTCGAATTGTTCAAGCCGTTCATCATCCGCAAGCTTATCGAGCGCGGCATGGCGAAGACGGTGAAGAGCGCCAAGAAAATGGTCGACCGGAAGGGGCAGGAAATCTGGGAGATCCTCGAGAACATCATCGACGGACACCCGGTGCTGTTGAATCGTGCTCCGACGCTTCACAGGCTCGGCATCCAGGCCTTCCAGCCGGTGCTTGTCGAAGGAAAAGCGCTGCGTATTCATCCGATGGTCTGCACGGCGTTCAACGCCGACTTCGACGGCGACCAGATGGCGGTGCACATCCCGCTGTCCTACGACGCGCAGCTGGAAGCGCGTGTCCTCATGCTTTCGAGCCACAACATTCTGTCGCCCGCAAGCGGCGCGCCGATCGTGACGCCGACGCAGGATCAGGTGCTCGGCTGCTACTATCTGACGAAATCGAGAGCCGGTGATGTCGGTGAAGGGAAGATCTTCTCATCGCCGGAAGAGGTGATCATCGCCCATAACGAAAACAAAGTATCGCTCCATGCGCGCATCAAAGTCCGCATCGGAGGGAAGCTCATCGAAACGACGACCGGCCGAGTTCTCTTCAGCAGGATCGTGCCGAGCGAGATCGGCTTCGTGAACGAGCTTCTGAACAAGAAACGTCTGGTGCAGATCATCGCGACGGCATTCCGCAAATGCGGAAACCTCCGCACAGCCCAGTTCCTCGACGAGCTCAAAACCCTCGGGTTCTTGTATGCCACGAAGGGCGGGCTCTCTGTGAGCGTTGCCGACGTCGCGATCCCGAAAGAGAAAGAGGAGATGATCAACAAGTCGCTGAAGGACGTCGATTCGGTCGAGCGGCAGTATCAGAACGGGTTCATCACCAACGGCGAGCGGTATAATAAAGTGATCGACATCTGGACCCGCACGACGAGCAGGGTTGCGGAGAAACTATTCGATTCGCTCCAGCATTCGCGCGAAGGCTTCAACTCGCTCTATATGATGATCGATTCGGGCGCGCGCGGTTCGAAAGAACAAGTGCGCCAGCTGGCGGGTATGAGAGGGTTGATGGCGAAACCGCAGAAATCCCTCTCCGGCGCGACGGGCGAGCTGATCGAGAATCCGATCATTGCGAATTTCCGTGAAGGCCTCTCCATTCTTGAATATTTTATCTCGACGCACGGCGCCCGAAAAGGTCTCGCCGACACGGCGTTAAAGACCGCCGATGCAGGGTACCTGACCCGGCGCCTTGTCGACGTTGCTCAGGACGGGATCGTGTCGATCGAGGATTGCGGAGCGATCCGAGGCGTTCTCACCGGCGCGCTGAAAGAAGGGGAGGACGTGAAGGAACCGCTGTCGGAAAGAATTCTCGGCAGGGTGGCTGTCCACGATGTTGTCGATCCGCTGACGGAAAAAGTCATCGTGAAGTCGGGCAATATCATCGATGAAGACATCGCGCAGGCGATCTCGGAAACGTCGATCGAGCAGGTGGAGATCCGCTCGGTCCTCACGTGCGAAGCAAAGCGCGGCGTGTGCGCGAAATGCTACGGCAGAAATCTCACCACCGCCAAGCTTGTGGAAGTCGGAGAAACGGTCGGCACCGTGGCCGCCCAGTCGATCGGAGAACCGGGGACGCAGCTGACCCTCCGGACATTCCATACCGGCGGCACGGCGAGCTTGATCGCGGCACAATCGCAGATCGTTTCGAAGTTCGACGGCCATGTCAAGTACGAAGGGTTGAAGTCGATCACCGTGAAGACCGAGGAAGGCTCGAAGATCCTCTCGCTCGGCCGAAGCGGCGTCGTCAATGTTCTCGACGACGACAACCGCGTGCTGACGAAGTACGATATTCCGTACGGCGCCGTCCTTCAGATGAAAGACGGGTCAAAGGTCACAAAAGGCGAGCTGATCTACGAATGGGATCCGTACAACGCCGTCATCATCTCCGAGCATTCCGGCATCATCAAGTATCAGGACCTGAAGGAAGATGCGACGTACCGCGAAGAGCCGGACGAGCAGACCGGCCACATCCAGAAAGTGGTCATCGATTCGCGCGACCGAACGCTCAGTCCTTCCATCCTCGTTACGAACAAAGGAGGCGCGAAAGTCGCCAACTATATCATCCCGACGCGCGCGCATATGATGGTTGACGACGGCGAAGAGATCGCCGCGGGAACCGTCCTCGTAAAGATCCCGCGCGACAGCGGCAAGACGCGCGACATTACAGGAGGTCTGCCGAGAGTGACGGAGCTTTTCGAAGCGCGTTCGCCAGCCGACCCGGCGATCGTCAGCGAGATCGACGGCATCGTCCGGTTCGGCGGACAAAAGCGGGGATCCCGCGAGGTGATCGTGGAGAGCCACGACAAGCAGGATCAGAAGACGTATCTTATTCCGCACGGCAAGCACATTCTCGTGCAGGAGAACGATGTCATCCGCGCCGGCGAGCGCATCTCCGACGGCGCGATCGACCCGCACGACATCCTCCGCATCAAAGGGACGAGCGCGGTGCAGGAATACCTTGTCAATGAGATCCAGGAAGTCTACCGCATGCAGGGGGTGAAGATCAACGACAAGCATATCGAGACGATCGTCCGCCAAATGATGCAGAAGGTGCGCATCAGCGACTCCGGCGACACCCGTTTCCTTGAAGGAGACTACGTCGACAAAGTGCGTTTCGCCGAAGAGAATGAGCGGCTTCAAGGAATGGTCTACATCGAGAACAAGGGAGATACCAAGTTCAAGAATATGACCGTGATGGAGAAGAAGAAGGCGAAAGAGGCGAACACCGAGATCAAGAAGAAAGGGAAGAAGGTCGCGGAGTTCAGAGATGCCGAGCCGGCGATGTCCGAGCCGATCCTTCTCGGTATCACCGCAGCGTCTCTCTCGACCGACAGTTTCATTGCCGCGGCTGCGTTCCAGGAAACGACCAAAGTGCTGACGGACGCCGCGATCGAGGGAAAGGTCGACTACCTTCTCGGCTTGAAGGAAAACGTCATCATGGGACATCTCATACCCGCAGGAACAGGGCTGAAGAAATTCCGCGATGTTCTTGTGGCTTCCAAGGAGACCCCGGCGGCCGTAGAAAAGCCCGTTGAAGAGCCGGAAGCGGCAACCGAGGAAGAGGAAGTCGTGGTTGTCAAGAAGACCCGGAAGAGAACCAAGACCGTCGCATAA
- the rpsL gene encoding 30S ribosomal protein S12, whose protein sequence is MPTINQLVRSGRRSILFKSKAPALAGNPQKRGVCTRVYTTTPKKPNSALRKVARVRLTNGIEVTAYIPGEGHNLQEHSIVMIRGGRVKDLPGVRYHIIRGTLDTAGVNERKQGRSKYGAKRPK, encoded by the coding sequence TTGCCAACGATAAATCAGTTAGTCCGATCAGGCCGCAGAAGCATTCTTTTCAAAAGCAAAGCGCCCGCCCTTGCAGGGAATCCCCAAAAGCGGGGTGTCTGTACACGAGTCTATACCACGACCCCCAAGAAACCTAATTCGGCGCTGCGCAAAGTCGCACGTGTTCGGCTGACCAACGGCATCGAAGTCACTGCGTATATTCCGGGCGAAGGGCATAATCTGCAGGAACACTCAATTGTTATGATTCGCGGCGGCAGAGTAAAGGACCTGCCGGGAGTCAGGTATCACATCATTCGAGGAACGCTCGATACAGCTGGAGTGAACGAGCGAAAACAAGGAAGGTCAAAGTACGGCGCCAAGCGCCCGAAGTAA
- the rpsG gene encoding 30S ribosomal protein S7: MRKKRADKRPILSDPKFNDPLVARFINNIMKQGKKNLAQSIFYDALQVIGDRTKSNAIDVFKKAVNNVAPVIEVRARRVGGATYQVPTEVRPERRTALAIRWLINYSKERSDKAMSLKLASEFMAAANGEGNAVKKKEDTHRMAEANKAFAHFKW, translated from the coding sequence ATGAGAAAGAAAAGAGCAGATAAAAGGCCGATCCTCAGCGATCCGAAATTTAATGATCCACTGGTAGCCCGTTTCATCAACAACATTATGAAGCAGGGGAAAAAGAACCTTGCTCAATCGATTTTTTATGATGCACTTCAAGTAATAGGTGATCGTACCAAGTCCAACGCTATTGATGTTTTCAAAAAAGCAGTGAACAATGTTGCCCCCGTGATCGAAGTCCGAGCACGGCGCGTTGGAGGGGCAACCTATCAAGTCCCTACAGAAGTTCGTCCCGAACGGCGAACCGCTCTTGCCATCCGCTGGCTTATCAACTATTCGAAAGAACGTTCGGATAAAGCAATGTCGTTAAAGCTTGCTTCGGAGTTCATGGCGGCTGCGAACGGCGAAGGAAATGCCGTAAAGAAGAAAGAAGATACGCACCGCATGGCCGAGGCAAACAAGGCTTTTGCGCATTTCAAGTGGTAA
- the fusA gene encoding elongation factor G: protein MPRKYSLERTRNIGIMAHIDAGKTTTTERILYYTGVLHRMGEVHDGAATMDWMEQEKERGITITSAATTCFWRDHYINIIDTPGHVDFTIEVERSLRVLDGAVALFCSVGGVEPQSETVWRQADKYGVPRIAFVNKMDRVGADFLGAVQMMKDRLGANAVPIHLPVGEGDLFTGIIDLITMKARIFHEESNGMTWEDIAIPHDLQKLAADYRTKMLEAVSDEDDTLLEKYLEGKEISSKEIIAVLRRACLKTSIIPVLCGSSFKNKGVQMLLDAVVDFLPSPIDINKGEISGHHPNMKDMIVRKVTDSEKFTALAFKIMTDPFVGRLTYFRIYTGSVKAGSYLYNSSSDKKERLGRVLRMHANHREDVDEGFAGDILAAIGFKNTRTGDTLCDEDDPIILEKMTFPEPVIHQAIEPKTKADQEKMGEAMQKLSEEDPTFRVSTNEETGQTIIGGMGELHLEIIVDRMKREFKVEANVGRPQVAYKETVRKKVQAEGKFIRQSGGKGQFGHVWIELEPNEKGKGYEFEDAIVGGVVPREFIKPVSVGIQEAMKNGILAGYPVEDIKVKLFDGSYHEVDSSEMAFKIAGSMAFQAAAKKANPVILEPIMAVEVVTPEEYLGDVMGDLNSRRGKIEGITPRKDAHVVKATVPLSEMFGYATSMRSMTQGRALYTMQFSHYDETPKSISDQIIEKVKGKEAVTA from the coding sequence ATGCCCAGAAAATATTCGCTTGAGCGAACACGAAATATAGGCATTATGGCGCACATCGATGCGGGTAAAACCACAACGACTGAGCGCATTCTCTATTATACGGGCGTTCTGCATCGGATGGGGGAAGTGCACGACGGTGCGGCGACCATGGACTGGATGGAGCAGGAAAAAGAACGGGGCATCACCATTACCTCCGCAGCGACGACCTGTTTCTGGAGAGACCATTATATCAACATTATCGACACCCCGGGGCACGTCGACTTCACAATCGAAGTCGAGCGTTCGCTGCGCGTTCTGGACGGCGCCGTTGCGCTCTTCTGCTCCGTCGGCGGTGTTGAACCCCAGTCGGAAACAGTATGGCGCCAGGCCGATAAGTACGGCGTTCCCCGCATCGCGTTCGTCAATAAGATGGACCGCGTCGGCGCGGATTTTCTCGGTGCCGTGCAGATGATGAAAGACCGCCTCGGCGCCAATGCGGTGCCGATCCACCTGCCGGTCGGCGAAGGGGACCTCTTTACCGGCATCATCGATTTGATCACGATGAAGGCCCGCATCTTCCACGAAGAGTCGAACGGCATGACGTGGGAAGATATCGCAATCCCGCATGACCTGCAGAAGCTCGCCGCCGACTACCGGACAAAAATGCTCGAAGCGGTCTCGGATGAGGACGACACTCTCCTCGAAAAATATCTCGAGGGAAAAGAGATCAGTTCTAAAGAAATTATTGCCGTCCTCCGGAGAGCGTGTCTGAAGACGAGCATCATTCCTGTGCTGTGCGGCTCGTCGTTCAAGAACAAGGGGGTCCAGATGCTGCTCGACGCCGTCGTCGATTTTCTCCCCTCGCCCATAGACATTAATAAGGGGGAAATTTCCGGCCATCATCCGAACATGAAAGATATGATCGTCCGGAAAGTGACGGACAGCGAGAAGTTTACGGCGCTTGCCTTCAAGATCATGACCGATCCGTTCGTCGGAAGGCTGACGTATTTCAGGATCTACACGGGAAGTGTCAAAGCGGGATCGTACTTGTATAATTCCAGCAGCGACAAGAAGGAGCGTCTTGGACGCGTTCTTCGCATGCACGCGAACCATCGTGAGGACGTGGACGAAGGATTTGCCGGCGATATTCTTGCGGCGATCGGGTTCAAAAATACGCGTACCGGCGACACGCTCTGCGACGAAGACGATCCGATCATTTTAGAGAAGATGACATTCCCGGAACCCGTCATCCACCAGGCGATCGAACCGAAAACGAAGGCCGACCAGGAGAAGATGGGCGAGGCGATGCAGAAGCTTTCGGAAGAAGACCCGACGTTCCGCGTATCGACGAACGAGGAGACCGGCCAGACGATCATCGGCGGAATGGGCGAACTTCATCTTGAGATCATCGTGGACCGCATGAAGCGGGAATTCAAGGTCGAGGCGAACGTCGGCCGTCCCCAGGTTGCGTATAAAGAAACTGTCCGCAAAAAAGTACAGGCTGAAGGAAAGTTCATCCGTCAGTCCGGCGGCAAAGGACAATTCGGCCATGTCTGGATCGAGCTCGAGCCGAACGAAAAAGGGAAGGGCTACGAATTCGAGGATGCGATCGTCGGCGGCGTGGTGCCGCGCGAGTTCATCAAGCCGGTGTCGGTCGGCATTCAGGAAGCGATGAAGAACGGAATCCTTGCGGGGTACCCTGTAGAGGACATCAAAGTGAAGTTGTTCGACGGCTCATACCACGAGGTCGATTCGTCCGAAATGGCGTTCAAGATCGCCGGCTCGATGGCGTTCCAGGCGGCCGCAAAAAAAGCGAATCCCGTCATCCTTGAGCCGATCATGGCCGTTGAGGTCGTTACGCCGGAGGAATATCTCGGCGATGTGATGGGGGACCTGAATTCGCGGCGCGGAAAGATCGAAGGCATCACCCCGCGCAAGGATGCGCACGTCGTCAAGGCGACCGTGCCGCTCTCCGAGATGTTCGGCTACGCGACGTCGATGCGATCGATGACACAGGGGCGCGCGCTCTATACTATGCAGTTCTCGCATTACGACGAAACGCCGAAATCGATATCCGATCAAATCATTGAAAAAGTAAAGGGCAAGGAAGCAGTCACCGCCTGA
- the tuf gene encoding elongation factor Tu codes for MAKEKFDRSKPHVNVGTIGHVDHGKTTLTAAITMVLAKKGLSQIRTFDSIDNAPEEKARGITIATAHVEYSTDKRHYAHVDCPGHADYVKNMITGAAQMDGAILVVAGTDGPMPQTREHIILARQVGVPRIVVFLNKVDAVDDPELLDLVEMEMRDLLKANEFPGDQIPIIRGSALKAMEAALRPDSKVDDPAFKCIMDLMDAIDSYVPLPQRDSEKPFLMPVEDVFSITGRGTVGTGRVDRGRAKVGDEVEVIGLGQHKKTVITGAEMFRKELDEVVAGDNAGLLLRGIEKNDLERGMVIAKPGSITPHKKFNAQVYVLKKEEGGRHTPFLNGYRPQFYFRTTDVTGVVTLPQGVEMVMPGDNVDNMQIELISTIAMEEKLRFAIREGGRTVGSGVVTKIIE; via the coding sequence ATGGCAAAAGAAAAATTTGACCGCAGCAAGCCGCACGTGAACGTCGGAACCATCGGCCACGTTGACCACGGCAAGACAACCTTGACCGCCGCGATTACCATGGTGCTGGCAAAGAAGGGGCTTTCGCAGATCCGAACATTCGACAGCATCGACAACGCGCCGGAAGAAAAAGCGCGTGGGATCACCATTGCTACGGCACACGTCGAGTACTCGACCGACAAGCGCCACTACGCGCACGTCGACTGCCCGGGCCATGCCGACTACGTGAAGAACATGATCACGGGCGCCGCCCAGATGGACGGGGCCATCCTTGTTGTTGCCGGAACGGACGGACCGATGCCGCAGACGCGCGAGCACATTATTCTCGCACGCCAGGTCGGCGTTCCCCGCATCGTTGTTTTTTTGAATAAAGTTGACGCCGTCGACGACCCGGAGCTGCTCGACCTCGTCGAGATGGAAATGCGCGACCTGCTCAAGGCGAACGAATTCCCCGGCGACCAGATCCCCATCATTCGCGGCTCGGCGTTGAAAGCCATGGAAGCGGCATTGCGGCCGGATTCGAAGGTCGACGACCCCGCCTTCAAATGCATCATGGATCTCATGGATGCGATCGACTCGTACGTTCCGCTTCCGCAGCGCGATTCCGAAAAGCCGTTCCTCATGCCGGTCGAAGACGTCTTCTCGATCACCGGACGCGGGACGGTCGGCACGGGGCGTGTTGACCGCGGCCGCGCCAAAGTCGGCGACGAAGTCGAAGTGATCGGACTCGGCCAGCACAAGAAGACGGTCATCACCGGTGCAGAAATGTTCCGCAAGGAACTCGACGAAGTTGTCGCGGGCGACAATGCCGGACTGCTGCTGCGCGGCATTGAGAAGAACGATCTCGAGCGCGGTATGGTCATTGCGAAGCCCGGCTCCATCACCCCGCACAAAAAATTCAACGCGCAGGTGTACGTGCTCAAGAAAGAAGAAGGCGGACGTCACACACCGTTCCTGAACGGCTACCGCCCGCAGTTCTACTTCCGGACCACGGACGTGACCGGCGTCGTCACCCTTCCGCAGGGAGTGGAAATGGTGATGCCGGGGGACAACGTCGACAACATGCAGATCGAACTGATCTCCACCATCGCCATGGAAGAGAAGCTGCGCTTCGCTATCCGTGAAGGCGGCCGCACGGTCGGTTCGGGCGTTGTCACAAAGATCATCGAATAA
- the rpsJ gene encoding 30S ribosomal protein S10, whose translation MAGQKIRIKLKSYDHNLIDKSAEKIIKTVKSTGAVVSGPIPLPTKRTLYTVLRSPHVDKKSREQFETRAHKRLIDILTSGTKTVDALMKLDLPAGVDVEIKV comes from the coding sequence GTGGCTGGTCAAAAAATTCGCATCAAATTAAAATCGTACGATCACAACCTGATCGACAAATCGGCCGAGAAGATCATCAAGACGGTGAAATCGACCGGCGCGGTGGTCTCGGGTCCGATTCCGCTGCCGACGAAGCGCACGCTGTACACCGTGCTCCGTTCGCCGCACGTCGATAAAAAATCCCGCGAGCAGTTCGAGACGCGCGCCCATAAGCGCCTCATCGATATTCTTACCTCCGGCACGAAGACGGTCGACGCGCTGATGAAGCTCGACCTTCCCGCCGGCGTCGACGTGGAAATCAAAGTGTAA
- the rplC gene encoding 50S ribosomal protein L3, which produces MSGILGKKVGMTSIFDDNGVSIPCTVIEAGPCYVTQIRTKEKDGYEAVQLGFDEKPERLVNKPSKGHFAKASVKGLRLLKEFRDFKAGDIAVGKEVKVDLFTKGDKVSVTAKSKGKGFQGVVRRHHFSGVGMTTHGQSDRVRAPGSIGSSSYPSRVFKGMRMAGRMGFRNVTVKNLTVVQVILESNLILVKGSVPGAINTYVEITK; this is translated from the coding sequence GTGAGTGGTATACTAGGAAAAAAAGTCGGCATGACGAGCATCTTCGATGACAACGGGGTTTCGATCCCGTGCACCGTCATCGAAGCCGGTCCTTGTTATGTAACTCAAATACGAACGAAGGAAAAGGACGGATACGAAGCCGTCCAGCTCGGTTTCGACGAGAAGCCGGAGCGCCTCGTGAACAAGCCCTCGAAGGGACACTTTGCGAAAGCAAGCGTCAAAGGGCTGCGGCTGCTGAAAGAGTTCCGCGATTTCAAAGCGGGCGATATTGCCGTCGGCAAAGAGGTGAAGGTCGACCTCTTCACGAAAGGGGACAAGGTCTCCGTGACCGCGAAATCCAAAGGCAAGGGATTTCAGGGCGTTGTCCGCCGGCATCATTTCTCCGGAGTCGGCATGACGACACACGGCCAGTCGGACCGTGTCCGCGCGCCGGGGTCCATCGGCTCGTCCTCGTATCCGTCACGGGTCTTCAAAGGGATGCGCATGGCGGGTAGGATGGGGTTCAGGAATGTGACCGTGAAGAACCTCACGGTCGTCCAGGTCATCCTGGAATCCAACCTCATCCTCGTCAAGGGATCGGTTCCCGGGGCGATCAATACGTACGTTGAGATCACGAAGTAA
- the rplD gene encoding 50S ribosomal protein L4, with protein MKVDVLKKDGTKSGETVTLAPEIFEVTPNDHAIYMAVRSYMANQRQGTHQTKERSDVRGGGKKPFAQKKTGRARQGTSRSPLMAGGGTVFGPHPHDYVVKLPLKVKRMARKSALAYKAKEASIVVVEDFSFDGPKTKEMAGVLKALQVASKKVLFLVPKKDDNVLRSGRNIPKLNILEAAKASTYEIVDSAVLVMQKSAVDILQKTFSN; from the coding sequence ATGAAAGTTGATGTGCTAAAGAAAGATGGAACGAAGTCCGGCGAGACGGTGACGCTTGCGCCCGAGATCTTCGAAGTGACGCCGAACGACCATGCGATCTACATGGCCGTGCGCTCCTACATGGCGAATCAGCGGCAGGGGACGCATCAGACGAAAGAGCGGAGCGACGTCCGCGGCGGCGGCAAAAAGCCGTTTGCACAGAAGAAAACGGGACGTGCACGCCAGGGGACAAGCCGTTCTCCGTTGATGGCCGGAGGCGGCACCGTGTTCGGTCCGCATCCGCATGATTACGTGGTGAAGCTTCCCCTTAAAGTGAAGCGCATGGCCCGGAAGTCGGCTCTTGCCTATAAGGCAAAGGAAGCCAGCATCGTTGTTGTCGAGGATTTCAGCTTCGACGGGCCGAAGACAAAAGAGATGGCGGGGGTGCTGAAGGCCCTGCAGGTTGCCTCCAAGAAGGTGCTGTTCCTCGTCCCGAAAAAGGACGACAACGTCCTGAGGTCGGGCCGGAACATTCCGAAGTTGAACATCCTTGAGGCGGCCAAGGCATCGACATACGAAATTGTGGACAGCGCCGTGCTTGTGATGCAGAAGAGCGCGGTCGACATTCTCCAGAAAACGTTTTCCAATTAA
- the rplW gene encoding 50S ribosomal protein L23 translates to MKRPLITEKMTALADKRQYAFEVDINANKIDIARAIEKKFNVTVESIRTIVSKGKHKAQMTRRGRVPGRRADFKKAIVTLKQDQKIDFFENV, encoded by the coding sequence TTGAAACGACCCCTGATCACCGAGAAGATGACTGCGCTTGCAGACAAGCGGCAGTACGCGTTCGAGGTGGACATCAATGCGAACAAGATCGATATTGCCCGCGCGATCGAGAAAAAATTCAACGTGACCGTCGAGAGCATCCGGACGATCGTCTCGAAGGGGAAGCACAAGGCGCAGATGACCAGGCGCGGACGCGTCCCCGGCAGGCGTGCCGATTTCAAAAAAGCCATCGTGACGCTGAAGCAGGACCAGAAAATCGACTTCTTCGAAAACGTGTAA